Proteins found in one Zea mays cultivar B73 chromosome 1, Zm-B73-REFERENCE-NAM-5.0, whole genome shotgun sequence genomic segment:
- the LOC100192857 gene encoding uncharacterized protein isoform X1: MSRCFPYPPPVYLGNPVAVAEAESTAKLQKERERAHKKKDKRSDKKAPQLGETSKHSKHNHKKRKLEDVSTGDQEPKKVFKESAELLEKSGLSEEHGAPCFVQMFRDSPESSQDSSKRRKAVLPSPSQAKNGNIIRIKLKSNQDPQSVLLEKPRVLEQPLVQQMSSVSSLSSKQNSINRKVNVRSTAGQQWVNGDSQAVQKSLVTETLSRAMQRTVPQPAVKVTRRADPQLSVKAPVGRSDLPPKFSGSVGPSPARVTGRFCPAPVKTQQRIEHPPSMVSQRVDPQAKVSQKEMGSAVCLPQAPHPPVLQKPKDLPVPKQREPINSLPKEEPCFSGRTVEADQGKEAKLSRSDRKKIHKTEKKNKKFRDLFVTWNPLLMENEGSDLGGQDWLFSSTRSSDGSMAQPTVPDGLGPIHPMVQQQPYLQPRATFLPDLHIYQLPYVVPF, from the exons CTTCAGAAAGAAAGGGAAAGGGCTCACAAGAAGAAAGATAAAAGGAGTGACAAGAAAGCTCCCCAACTGGGTGAGACGTCCAAACATTCAAAGCACAACCATAAGAAGAGAAAGCTCGAAGATGTCAGCACAGGTGATCAGGAGCCCAAAAAAGTATTCAAAGAATCAGCTGAGCTATTGGAGAAGAGTGGACTCTCAGAAGAGCATGGAGCTCCTTGTTTTGTACAGATGTTTCGTGACTCTCCTGAGAGCTCGCAGGACAGCAGCAAGAGAAGAAAGGCTGTCCTGCCCAGTCCCAGCCAAGCTAAGAATG GTAACATCATTCGCATCAAGCTAAAAAGTAACCAAGATCCCCAATCAGTTCTTTTGGAGAAACCAAGGGTTCTGGAGCAACCACTGGTCCAACAAATGAGTTCGGTTTCATCCCTGTCGAGCAAACAAAATTCAATCAATCGTAAGGTGAATGTGAGATCTACAGCTGGCCAGCAGTGGGTCAATGGTGACTCCCAAGCAGTACAAAAATCTTTGGTTACAGAAACCCTGTCAAGGGCAATGCAGAGAACTGTCCCCCAGCCTGCAGTGAAGGTCACACGTCGGGCTGATCCCCAGCTATCTGTTAAGGCGCCGGTTGGAAGATCTGACCTACCTCCAAAGTTTTCGGGAAGTGTGGGCCCTTCACCTGCTAGAGTGACCGGAAGATTTTGTCCTGCACCTGTTAAGACGCAACAGAGAATTGAGCATCCACCTTCCATGGTGTCACAGAGAGTTGATCCTCAGGCGAAGGTGTCACAGAAGGAAATGGGATCTGCTGTTTGCCTGCCACAAGCTCCACATCCTCCTGTTTTGCAGAAACCCAAGGACTTGCCTGTTCCTAAACAGCGGGAGCCTATCAACTCTTTGCCAAAAGAAGAGCCTTGTTTCTCTGGAAGGACTGTGGAAGCAGATCAAGGGAAGGAAGCTAAGCTCTCCCGTTCAGATCGGAAGAAAATCCACAAAACTGAGAAGAAAAATAAGAAGTTCAGAGATCTGTTTGTTACCTGGAATCCGCTATTGATGGAGAATGAAGGTTCAGATTTGGGTGGTCAAGACTGGCTGTTCAGCAGTACAAGAAGCTCTGATGGTAGCATGGCTCAACCCACAGTACCTGATGGTTTAGGGCCGATTCATCCGATGGTGCAGCAGCAGCCTTATTTGCAACCCAGGGCAACTTTTTTGCCGGACCTTCATATCTATCAGCTGCCTTATGTTGTACCGTTTTAA
- the LOC100192857 gene encoding uncharacterized protein LOC100192857 (The RefSeq protein has 10 substitutions compared to this genomic sequence) produces the protein MSRCFPYPPPVYLGNPVAVAEAESTAKKERERAHKKKDKRSDKKAPQLGETSKHSKHNHKKRKLEDVSTGDQEPKKVFKESAELLEKSGLSEEHGAPCFVQMFRDSPESSQDSSKRRKAVLPSPSQFKNGNIIRIKLKSNQDPQSVLLEKPRVLEQPLVQQMSSASSLSSKQSSINRKVNGRSTAGQQWVNGDSQAVQKSLVTETPSRAMQRTVPQPAVKVTRRADPQLSVKAPVGRSDLPPKFSGSVGPSPARVTRRFCPPPVKTQQRIQHPPSMVSQRVDPQAKVSQKEMGSAVCLPQAPHPPVLQKPKDLPVPKQREPITSLPKEEPCFSGRTVEADQGKEAKLSRSDRKKIHKTEKKNKKFRDLFVTWNPLLMENEGSDLGGQDWLFSSTRSSDGSMAQPTVSDGLGPIHPMVQQQPYLQPRATFLPDLHIYQLPYVVPF, from the exons AAAGAAAGGGAAAGGGCTCACAAGAAGAAAGATAAAAGGAGTGACAAGAAAGCTCCCCAACTGGGTGAGACGTCCAAACATTCAAAGCACAACCATAAGAAGAGAAAGCTCGAAGATGTCAGCACAGGTGATCAGGAGCCCAAAAAAGTATTCAAAGAATCAGCTGAGCTATTGGAGAAGAGTGGACTCTCAGAAGAGCATGGAGCTCCTTGTTTTGTACAGATGTTTCGTGACTCTCCTGAGAGCTCGCAGGACAGCAGCAAGAGAAGAAAGGCTGTCCTGCCCAGTCCCAGCCAAGCTAAGAATG GTAACATCATTCGCATCAAGCTAAAAAGTAACCAAGATCCCCAATCAGTTCTTTTGGAGAAACCAAGGGTTCTGGAGCAACCACTGGTCCAACAAATGAGTTCGGTTTCATCCCTGTCGAGCAAACAAAATTCAATCAATCGTAAGGTGAATGTGAGATCTACAGCTGGCCAGCAGTGGGTCAATGGTGACTCCCAAGCAGTACAAAAATCTTTGGTTACAGAAACCCTGTCAAGGGCAATGCAGAGAACTGTCCCCCAGCCTGCAGTGAAGGTCACACGTCGGGCTGATCCCCAGCTATCTGTTAAGGCGCCGGTTGGAAGATCTGACCTACCTCCAAAGTTTTCGGGAAGTGTGGGCCCTTCACCTGCTAGAGTGACCGGAAGATTTTGTCCTGCACCTGTTAAGACGCAACAGAGAATTGAGCATCCACCTTCCATGGTGTCACAGAGAGTTGATCCTCAGGCGAAGGTGTCACAGAAGGAAATGGGATCTGCTGTTTGCCTGCCACAAGCTCCACATCCTCCTGTTTTGCAGAAACCCAAGGACTTGCCTGTTCCTAAACAGCGGGAGCCTATCAACTCTTTGCCAAAAGAAGAGCCTTGTTTCTCTGGAAGGACTGTGGAAGCAGATCAAGGGAAGGAAGCTAAGCTCTCCCGTTCAGATCGGAAGAAAATCCACAAAACTGAGAAGAAAAATAAGAAGTTCAGAGATCTGTTTGTTACCTGGAATCCGCTATTGATGGAGAATGAAGGTTCAGATTTGGGTGGTCAAGACTGGCTGTTCAGCAGTACAAGAAGCTCTGATGGTAGCATGGCTCAACCCACAGTACCTGATGGTTTAGGGCCGATTCATCCGATGGTGCAGCAGCAGCCTTATTTGCAACCCAGGGCAACTTTTTTGCCGGACCTTCATATCTATCAGCTGCCTTATGTTGTACCGTTTTAA